The following are from one region of the Odontesthes bonariensis isolate fOdoBon6 chromosome 16, fOdoBon6.hap1, whole genome shotgun sequence genome:
- the slc25a15b gene encoding solute carrier family 25 member 15b — protein MAPHPVVQAIIDLSAGAIGGAACVFSGQPLDTAKVKMQTFPTMYRGFIHCITSTYRLVGVRGLYQGTTPALVANIAENSVLFMSYGFCQQVIRFTAGLHHEAVLSDMQKASAGSVASIFSSLVLCPTELVKCRLQAMYEMEASGKIAKSQNTVWSVVKSIMRNEGPQGFFQGLTTTIAREVPGYFCFFGGYELSRTTFADKMKCEKDDIGVAATVFSGGFGGACLWLVVYPMDCVKSRIQVMSMTGKQAGFFKTFMTIARAEGVRALYSGLTPTMVRTFPANGALFLGYEVSRKLMMKQFDG, from the exons ATGGCTCCACACCCAGTTGTCCAGGCCATCATTGATCTCTCTGCAGGAGCAATAG GCGGAGCGGCATGCGTCTTCAGTGGACAGCCTCTGGACACAGCAAAGGTCAAGATGCAGACTTTTCCCACGATGTACCGGGGTTTCATCCACTGCATCACGTCCACCTACAGACTGGTAGGTGTGCGTGGTCTCTACCAGGGAACCACTCCAGCTCTGGTGGCCAACATCGCGGAGAACTCGGTGCTGTTCATGAGCTACGGCTTCTGCCAGCAGGTCATCCGCTTCACGGCTGGATTGCACCACGAAGCTGTGCTCAG TGACATGCAGAAAGCCAGTGCCGGCTCAGTCGCGTCCATCTTCTCCTCACTGGTACTCTGCCCCACTGAACTTGTCAAGTGTCGACTGCAAGCTATGTATGAAATGGAGGCATCAGGCAAGATTGCAAAGAGCCAGAA CACCGTGTGGTCGGTGGTGAAATCCATCATGAGGAATGAGGGACCGCAGGGCTTCTTCCAGGGCCTGACGACCACCATCGCCAGAGAAGTGCCCGGATACTTCTGTTTCTTCGGGGGTTATGAGCTCTCCCGCACTACCTTTGCAGACAAAATGAAATGCGAAAAGGACGACATAG GTGTGGCTGCCACCGTGTTTAGTGGCGGTTTCGGGGGGGCGTGCCTGTGGCTGGTGGTCTATCCGATGGACTGTGTCAAATCTCGGATCCAGGTCATGTCAATGACGGGCAAGCAGGCCGGGTTTTTCAAAACCTTCATGACCATCGCTCGCGCTGAAG GCGTGAGGGCGCTCTACTCGGGTTTAACCCCCACCATGGTTCGCACCTTCCCAGCCAACGGAGCTCTGTTCCTGGGTTATGAGGTCAGCCGGAAACTCATGATGAAGCAGTTTGACGGCTGA